A window from Oceanidesulfovibrio indonesiensis encodes these proteins:
- a CDS encoding sugar phosphate isomerase/epimerase family protein yields MHCFLALPLKRMAMEPLWLEDFLGSRNMFMRAMVEAPSGADVSEWFESVQHTCGEPQQPVLAPEIDLDAYTIERLGMAWCRGVAGRLEDTGLECAVHLPFLDLHPASLDSKVLVGTRQSLERAMEFAYYLAPSHLIAHSGYDPQQHVDQEYEEYLGRSKETWVELLDQWPNHPPLFIENTYEKNPEPLRDLVTILHSKCVGICFDVGHWNSFALGSLRQDMDRWIKVLGPYIGHLHLHDNDGTGDTHQGLGQGTVPWGELMNGLRRVGIAPGCTLEPHSQDALLHSFAFMKTRKDLFEQMLRHPYRAWGR; encoded by the coding sequence ATGCACTGCTTTCTCGCCTTGCCGCTCAAACGAATGGCCATGGAGCCCCTGTGGCTTGAGGATTTCCTCGGGTCGCGCAATATGTTCATGCGCGCCATGGTCGAAGCGCCGTCAGGCGCAGATGTCTCGGAGTGGTTCGAATCCGTTCAGCACACGTGTGGTGAACCGCAGCAGCCTGTCCTTGCGCCCGAGATCGATCTCGATGCATATACGATAGAAAGACTGGGAATGGCCTGGTGCCGGGGCGTGGCCGGCCGCCTTGAAGACACCGGTTTGGAATGCGCCGTCCACCTGCCGTTCCTGGACCTGCATCCGGCAAGTCTCGATTCGAAAGTGCTTGTCGGAACGCGGCAAAGCCTGGAGCGGGCAATGGAGTTCGCCTATTACCTTGCCCCATCGCACCTCATTGCCCATTCGGGGTACGATCCGCAGCAGCATGTCGACCAGGAATACGAGGAGTACCTCGGACGTTCGAAAGAAACCTGGGTCGAGCTCCTGGACCAATGGCCGAATCATCCCCCGTTGTTTATCGAGAACACCTACGAGAAAAATCCGGAGCCGCTGCGAGATCTTGTAACGATTCTTCACAGCAAGTGTGTCGGAATCTGCTTCGACGTCGGCCACTGGAACAGTTTCGCTCTGGGCAGCCTGCGGCAAGACATGGATCGGTGGATCAAGGTATTGGGGCCGTACATAGGCCATCTCCATCTGCACGACAACGACGGCACGGGCGATACGCACCAGGGGCTCGGTCAGGGGACGGTTCCGTGGGGGGAGCTCATGAACGGCCTGCGGAGGGTGGGAATCGCCCCAGGATGCACGCTTGAGCCCCACAGCCAGGATGCGCTCCTGCATTCCTTCGCCTTCATGAAAACGCGAAAGGACCTGTTCGAACAGATGCTCCGACACCCATACCGGGCCTGGGGCAGGTAA
- a CDS encoding branched-chain amino acid ABC transporter permease encodes MSSLNDTPAPDPRSRELVPAAAFFLPLVALGLLLPAYSLLAVNQHLLLAVNVLALNFCLGLGGQASLAQGAFCGMGAYLSALVVSACPESAAITLPVIIVVVFVFGALVSYPMEQLGEGFLAMATLGVSLIFTNVVLSLPELTGGGEGMVLHVPITLPGIGALQGDRLHYFLFLGLLALGAYLYVTMRSTRLGRALMACREDPLAAAACGVSRPRVRALAFGLGAGLSALAGALYAHYAGFISPNQFDLHLSLKALLFLVIGGPGRLYTPLIAVLLLETLLSEAQLLGEARTMAHGLLLAAALLFDPERRLPGLASLVPRSLRR; translated from the coding sequence ATGAGCTCCCTGAACGACACCCCCGCACCCGACCCGCGATCCCGCGAGCTCGTGCCGGCTGCTGCTTTTTTTCTGCCGCTCGTCGCCCTTGGATTGCTGCTGCCCGCCTACTCCCTGCTCGCAGTGAATCAACACCTGCTCCTCGCGGTCAACGTGCTCGCGCTCAACTTCTGCCTCGGTCTTGGAGGACAGGCATCCCTGGCCCAGGGGGCCTTCTGCGGCATGGGGGCGTATCTTTCGGCCCTTGTCGTATCCGCCTGCCCGGAAAGCGCAGCCATTACGCTGCCGGTCATCATTGTCGTGGTGTTCGTTTTCGGAGCACTCGTATCCTACCCGATGGAACAACTCGGCGAGGGTTTTCTGGCCATGGCGACTCTGGGCGTGAGCCTGATATTCACGAACGTGGTGCTCAGCCTGCCGGAACTCACCGGCGGCGGCGAGGGTATGGTGCTGCACGTGCCCATCACCCTGCCCGGCATTGGCGCCCTGCAGGGCGACCGGCTCCACTACTTTCTCTTTCTCGGGTTACTTGCCCTGGGGGCGTATCTGTACGTGACGATGCGCTCCACACGCCTGGGGCGTGCGCTGATGGCCTGTCGCGAAGACCCTCTTGCCGCCGCCGCCTGCGGCGTGAGCCGACCTCGCGTGCGCGCGCTGGCGTTCGGCCTCGGCGCGGGCCTTTCAGCTCTTGCCGGCGCCTTATACGCCCACTATGCGGGCTTTATCAGCCCGAACCAATTCGACCTGCACCTGTCGCTCAAGGCGTTGCTTTTTCTGGTCATCGGCGGGCCTGGGCGCCTGTATACGCCGCTTATCGCCGTGTTGCTGCTGGAAACGCTGCTGTCCGAGGCTCAACTGCTGGGCGAGGCCCGCACCATGGCTCATGGACTGCTTCTTGCCGCAGCGCTGCTGTTCGATCCCGAACGCCGGCTTCCCGGCCTTGCTTCGCTTGTCCCGCGATCCCTTCGCCGCTGA
- a CDS encoding branched-chain amino acid ABC transporter permease gives MVLLYLAQTINSGLALGAVYGLMALGFSLVYNSSRLINFAQGELLLLSGLGLFSLTQAFSLNPLVAIAAAGIWGLMLGMVLYATTLGFSLRKHPLKQLMLTVAASMTWQGIAILAWGKEPLMLPQMLPFSSVRMGPFFFSQDTLTALALAVGSGLLLSLFLRHTRWGRAIRAVSMNPLAATLQGVNPRKAYACTFALAGLLAALAGMAVGPQTMLRYDMGLGVGLKGFVAATLGGYSSLGKVFLGGICLGLLEALFILTMGAELKEAVTYAILIVILILTPHKERQTARA, from the coding sequence ATGGTTCTTCTCTATCTCGCACAAACGATCAACTCCGGGCTGGCCCTGGGCGCCGTTTACGGCCTCATGGCGCTGGGCTTTTCTCTGGTCTACAACTCCTCGCGCCTCATCAACTTCGCCCAGGGCGAGCTCTTGCTGCTATCTGGCCTCGGGCTTTTCAGCCTCACCCAGGCCTTTTCCCTGAACCCCCTGGTTGCCATAGCCGCAGCCGGCATCTGGGGCTTGATGCTCGGCATGGTCCTTTACGCCACAACGTTGGGCTTCTCGCTGCGCAAGCACCCTCTCAAGCAACTCATGCTTACGGTGGCGGCGAGCATGACATGGCAAGGCATCGCGATTCTGGCCTGGGGCAAAGAGCCGCTCATGCTGCCGCAGATGCTGCCGTTTTCATCGGTTCGGATGGGGCCGTTCTTTTTCTCGCAGGACACTCTCACCGCCCTCGCACTTGCCGTTGGCAGCGGCCTCCTGCTTTCCCTTTTTCTGCGGCACACGCGTTGGGGACGCGCCATACGCGCCGTTTCCATGAACCCCCTTGCAGCGACGCTCCAGGGCGTAAACCCCAGGAAGGCCTACGCCTGCACCTTTGCCCTGGCCGGTCTGCTCGCCGCTCTGGCCGGCATGGCTGTTGGTCCGCAGACCATGTTGCGTTACGACATGGGCCTCGGGGTCGGCCTCAAGGGATTTGTAGCCGCTACGCTGGGCGGATATTCGTCTCTGGGTAAGGTCTTTCTCGGCGGCATTTGCCTCGGCCTGCTCGAAGCACTATTCATCCTGACCATGGGGGCCGAGCTCAAGGAAGCCGTCACTTACGCCATTCTCATCGTCATCCTCATTCTCACGCCGCACAAAGAACGCCAGACGGCCCGCGCCTGA
- the pyrE gene encoding orotate phosphoribosyltransferase has protein sequence MTFGSKETRRKRLAELLIEKSYREGDFTLTSGRKSDYYFDCKQTALHPEGGYLLGKLLLAEALAFGESIHGVGGMTLGADPLVTSVSVLSYADVLAGRVNARPLPAFIVRKKPKGHGTDQYLEGLANFPAGARVVMLEDVVTTGGTLLTACERVAAAGLRVAGIVCVLDRQEGGAEAISKAGYRLVSLFTRSSLLEAAGRR, from the coding sequence GTGACTTTCGGTTCCAAAGAAACCAGGCGTAAGCGTCTGGCCGAGCTCCTGATCGAGAAATCCTACCGCGAGGGCGATTTCACCCTGACGTCCGGCCGCAAGAGCGATTACTACTTCGACTGCAAGCAAACCGCGTTGCATCCCGAAGGCGGGTACCTGCTCGGCAAGCTGCTCCTCGCAGAGGCCCTGGCTTTTGGCGAGTCGATCCACGGCGTGGGCGGCATGACCCTGGGAGCAGACCCGCTGGTGACTTCGGTGAGCGTTCTTTCATATGCGGATGTGCTTGCAGGCCGGGTGAATGCGCGTCCTCTGCCGGCGTTCATCGTACGCAAGAAGCCCAAAGGGCATGGCACCGATCAATATCTTGAAGGCCTGGCGAACTTCCCTGCGGGCGCACGGGTTGTAATGCTGGAAGATGTGGTGACCACAGGCGGCACCCTGCTCACAGCGTGCGAGCGCGTTGCTGCGGCCGGACTTCGTGTGGCAGGAATCGTCTGCGTTCTGGACCGGCAGGAAGGCGGCGCCGAAGCTATCTCCAAAGCCGGATACCGCCTTGTAAGCCTGTTTACCCGGTCGTCTCTGCTGGAGGCTGCCGGTCGCCGCTAA
- a CDS encoding RluA family pseudouridine synthase: MNDLHTHGSQPNQITVTSAEAGQKLFQFLTRRTGLPGGAVMRLVRTGQVRVDGKRAKPYMRLAEGALVRIPPKLAAEIASRTAPASSEESHEPVHVLAEEYDILAVMKPEGLPTHGGTGHFDSLASRLVAARSGASFAPTPAHRLDKDTSGVLLMALSYAALTALQRAFQEHRVDKRYLAWVVGRFPEGGPYRLEDMVEKSGPSGRERMHANAVGGKRALSDVRLIEHRGDASLVEIRIHTGRTHQIRVQLASRGHPICGDAKYGASAGASLFLHAWRVALPAELLPGAPVGYRPAYDCLPDWTNGFAVTEEPDEWPERMPVSWTF; this comes from the coding sequence ATGAATGACCTGCATACACACGGCTCCCAACCCAACCAGATAACGGTGACTTCTGCAGAAGCAGGGCAGAAGCTTTTCCAGTTCCTGACGCGGCGCACTGGGTTGCCGGGCGGCGCCGTCATGCGTCTTGTTCGGACTGGCCAGGTGCGCGTGGACGGCAAGCGCGCCAAGCCATACATGCGGCTTGCAGAAGGGGCTCTGGTGCGTATTCCGCCCAAGCTGGCCGCAGAGATCGCTTCACGGACCGCACCAGCTTCTTCCGAAGAATCACACGAGCCTGTGCACGTACTGGCTGAGGAGTACGACATCCTTGCGGTAATGAAGCCCGAAGGTCTGCCTACGCACGGCGGCACCGGGCACTTCGACAGTCTGGCCTCCAGGCTCGTTGCGGCTCGCTCTGGCGCGTCGTTTGCTCCCACACCCGCCCACAGGCTGGACAAGGACACCTCCGGCGTCCTGCTCATGGCGCTGTCCTATGCGGCGCTCACAGCCCTGCAACGGGCTTTTCAGGAACACCGTGTGGACAAGCGCTATCTGGCTTGGGTTGTGGGACGTTTCCCGGAGGGCGGCCCATATCGCCTTGAGGATATGGTGGAAAAATCCGGTCCGTCAGGCAGAGAACGCATGCACGCAAACGCTGTGGGAGGGAAACGCGCCCTGAGCGATGTGCGCCTCATCGAGCACCGAGGTGATGCGAGCCTCGTGGAAATCAGAATCCACACAGGCCGCACCCACCAGATACGCGTGCAACTCGCTTCGCGGGGGCATCCCATATGTGGCGACGCCAAATACGGGGCGTCCGCAGGCGCATCGCTCTTTCTTCATGCATGGCGCGTTGCCTTGCCAGCAGAATTGCTGCCCGGCGCCCCTGTCGGATACCGGCCCGCATACGACTGTCTCCCGGATTGGACAAATGGTTTCGCCGTAACGGAGGAGCCCGACGAATGGCCGGAGCGCATGCCCGTTAGCTGGACTTTCTGA
- a CDS encoding PP-loop superfamily ATP-utilizing enzyme: MQRAVLNEKLERLRAVVEGLSPALLAVSGGLDSRLLAHLCWEWEQDVEAVFFRGVHMSPAESSWAQAWLHDRGQACHVLSFNPVSHPKVHANCRLRCYHCKSACFSRARYLARERSIPYLLDGSNVSDAEEYRPGRQALAELDVQSPLAMAGMTKDDIRAAARLVRLERPNQPSRPCLLTRLEYGIPPSEEVLARIGLAEDALCRMGLRQFRLRIMRAGAALHIARDEESTWCAIREWALARLADEGFEDIGVVFTESLSGFFDRDLHV, from the coding sequence ATGCAGCGAGCCGTACTCAACGAGAAGCTCGAGCGATTGCGGGCTGTGGTCGAGGGCCTGTCGCCGGCGCTGCTCGCGGTCTCCGGCGGGCTGGACAGCCGGCTGCTTGCGCATCTGTGCTGGGAATGGGAGCAGGATGTGGAAGCCGTGTTTTTCCGCGGCGTGCACATGAGCCCAGCCGAGTCCTCCTGGGCGCAGGCATGGCTCCATGACAGGGGGCAGGCCTGTCACGTCCTCTCCTTCAACCCCGTGAGCCATCCCAAAGTTCACGCCAATTGCCGGCTGCGTTGTTATCACTGCAAATCGGCATGCTTCTCCCGGGCGCGCTACCTGGCCCGGGAACGATCCATCCCGTACCTGCTCGACGGCAGCAATGTCTCGGACGCAGAAGAGTACCGGCCCGGCAGGCAAGCGCTCGCCGAGCTTGATGTTCAGAGCCCGCTGGCCATGGCAGGCATGACCAAGGACGACATCCGCGCGGCAGCGCGGCTGGTCAGGCTGGAGCGGCCGAACCAGCCGTCGCGGCCCTGTCTGCTCACGCGGCTGGAGTATGGCATCCCGCCCAGCGAGGAGGTCCTGGCGCGGATCGGGCTGGCCGAGGATGCACTGTGCCGCATGGGACTGCGGCAGTTCCGGTTGCGGATCATGCGCGCGGGTGCGGCGTTGCATATTGCGCGCGATGAGGAGTCCACCTGGTGCGCCATCCGCGAATGGGCGCTGGCGCGCTTGGCCGACGAGGGATTCGAAGATATCGGCGTGGTGTTCACGGAGTCGCTGTCTGGATTTTTTGACCGCGACCTGCATGTCTGA
- a CDS encoding FmdB family zinc ribbon protein has product MPIYEYRCEDCEQIFEEWQKNFDEKQASCPVCGSCAERIISNTSFVLKGSGWYVTDYCDRKPGVGGNGNGSSAKSGDSNGSSSDSASDSKASSPAPKPADSKPAAKSTDASKV; this is encoded by the coding sequence ATGCCTATTTATGAATATCGCTGCGAGGATTGCGAACAGATCTTTGAGGAGTGGCAGAAAAACTTCGATGAGAAGCAGGCCAGTTGTCCGGTTTGCGGCTCCTGCGCCGAGCGGATCATCTCCAATACCTCGTTCGTCCTCAAAGGGTCCGGCTGGTACGTTACAGACTACTGCGACCGCAAGCCAGGCGTCGGTGGCAATGGCAACGGCTCGTCTGCCAAGTCCGGCGACTCCAACGGTTCGTCCAGCGATTCCGCTTCCGATTCCAAGGCCTCGTCTCCGGCGCCGAAGCCGGCCGACTCTAAGCCAGCGGCCAAATCCACTGACGCGTCCAAAGTCTGA
- the purB gene encoding adenylosuccinate lyase, with protein sequence MIERYTRPEMAELWSLESKFNAWLEVEIAICEGWHQIGRIPADAMRDIREKSAIDVDRILEVEETTRHDVIAFLTALEEKVGPAARYIHLGCTSSDIVDTANAVLLARAGAMVNEAMGRLLESLEKLAFQHKGVLCMGRTHGIHAEPTSFGIKMAGFYAEFMRHRERFASARESVRVGKISGAVGTYANLDPEVERIACERLGLAVDPVSTQIVQRDRYAHFFTALGVAAGGLERLAVELRHLQRTEVLEAEEGFAKGQKGSSAMPHKKNPISAENLTGLMRLVRTNSLAAMENQALWHERDISHSSVERVIMPDSTILMDYALHRMCGVLGRLVVKPENMQRNMDRSYGLVYSQRVLLALVEAGMDRQDAYVLVQRQAMRAWEESCSFEDLVRGDGDITSKLSLDALDAAFDPGYFLRHEDLIYTRVFGRS encoded by the coding sequence ATGATCGAACGCTACACGCGCCCCGAGATGGCCGAGCTCTGGAGTCTCGAAAGCAAGTTCAACGCCTGGCTCGAGGTGGAGATTGCCATCTGCGAGGGCTGGCATCAGATCGGCCGCATTCCGGCCGACGCCATGCGTGACATCCGCGAGAAGTCGGCCATTGATGTGGATCGCATCCTTGAAGTCGAGGAGACCACTCGCCACGACGTTATCGCTTTCCTCACCGCCCTGGAGGAAAAGGTTGGTCCGGCCGCGCGTTACATCCATCTGGGCTGCACCTCCTCGGACATCGTGGACACGGCCAATGCCGTGCTGCTTGCCCGGGCCGGCGCCATGGTAAACGAGGCCATGGGCCGTCTGCTGGAGTCTCTTGAAAAGCTGGCCTTTCAGCACAAAGGCGTGCTTTGTATGGGCCGCACCCATGGCATCCACGCAGAACCCACAAGCTTCGGCATCAAGATGGCGGGGTTTTATGCCGAGTTCATGCGCCACCGGGAACGGTTCGCCAGCGCCCGGGAATCCGTGCGCGTGGGCAAGATCTCCGGCGCTGTGGGCACATACGCCAACCTGGATCCGGAGGTGGAGCGCATCGCCTGCGAACGGCTCGGCCTGGCGGTGGACCCCGTGTCCACGCAGATTGTCCAGCGCGACCGCTACGCACACTTCTTCACCGCCCTTGGCGTGGCAGCCGGCGGGCTGGAGCGTCTGGCCGTGGAACTGCGTCATCTCCAACGCACGGAGGTCCTGGAGGCGGAGGAAGGTTTCGCCAAGGGGCAGAAGGGCTCTTCAGCCATGCCGCACAAAAAGAATCCAATCTCCGCGGAAAACCTGACCGGCCTGATGCGGCTGGTGCGCACCAATTCTCTGGCCGCCATGGAGAACCAGGCGCTCTGGCACGAACGGGACATCAGCCATTCTTCCGTGGAACGGGTGATCATGCCGGACAGCACTATCCTTATGGACTACGCCCTGCATCGCATGTGCGGCGTGCTGGGCCGGCTGGTGGTCAAGCCAGAGAACATGCAGCGGAACATGGATCGCTCCTACGGGCTCGTCTACTCCCAGCGGGTCCTGCTGGCCCTGGTGGAAGCGGGCATGGACCGCCAGGACGCCTACGTGCTGGTGCAGCGCCAGGCCATGCGCGCATGGGAAGAAAGCTGTTCTTTTGAAGATCTCGTGCGCGGCGATGGCGACATCACCAGCAAACTCTCGCTCGATGCGCTGGACGCAGCTTTTGATCCCGGCTATTTCCTCAGGCATGAGGACCTCATCTACACGCGCGTTTTCGGCCGTTCCTGA
- a CDS encoding ABC transporter substrate-binding protein, translating into MMFKKILITCLLCLMTAGAVDSAGTQPIKIGALFAESGKVADVGTASRLVAEMTLKEINAGGGILGRTVEMVVYDTESDPNVALRMARQLVEKDGVLAIIGPTSTGSGMAIKKYTEENEIPVIMTVGGDPVIAGGKFGPYAWTFKVPQRSSTAVRKIYENLQAKGVSTVALLTASDGFGQDGLRHLEALADEFGITVAAKETMDPQAMDFSAQAFKLSMAGPQAVIIWTMGPSGAVATKNFANLPGDKPLLVQCHGIPGPKFLELAGSAAEGVIMPGTKIMAPDYLADDDPQKSVILKFIEDYTAQGYGEKFPLNTHSGYAFDAVTLLKAGLEKAGAAERTALRDALETLQGVVGVSGVFSLTPEDHNGLGTDSMIMLEVQDGQYRLAE; encoded by the coding sequence ATGATGTTCAAGAAAATTCTTATCACCTGCCTGCTGTGCCTGATGACCGCCGGCGCCGTCGACTCTGCCGGCACACAGCCAATAAAGATTGGCGCTCTGTTCGCCGAATCCGGAAAAGTTGCTGATGTGGGCACGGCCAGCCGACTCGTTGCCGAGATGACCCTCAAGGAAATCAACGCCGGCGGCGGCATCCTCGGCCGTACCGTGGAAATGGTCGTGTACGATACGGAATCCGACCCCAACGTTGCCCTGCGCATGGCCCGGCAACTGGTGGAGAAGGACGGCGTCCTCGCCATCATCGGGCCCACTTCCACCGGTTCGGGCATGGCCATCAAGAAGTACACGGAAGAAAACGAAATCCCCGTGATCATGACGGTTGGCGGCGACCCGGTCATCGCAGGCGGCAAGTTCGGACCGTACGCCTGGACGTTCAAGGTCCCCCAACGCTCCTCCACCGCCGTGCGCAAGATATACGAAAACCTTCAGGCCAAAGGCGTGAGCACGGTGGCCCTGCTCACCGCTTCCGACGGATTCGGCCAGGACGGTCTGCGCCATCTTGAAGCCTTGGCCGACGAGTTCGGCATCACCGTGGCCGCCAAGGAAACCATGGACCCGCAGGCTATGGACTTTTCCGCCCAGGCTTTCAAGCTCTCCATGGCCGGGCCCCAGGCCGTGATCATCTGGACCATGGGCCCCTCCGGCGCTGTCGCAACCAAAAACTTTGCAAACCTTCCTGGCGATAAGCCACTTCTGGTTCAGTGCCACGGCATACCTGGTCCCAAATTCCTTGAGCTTGCCGGTAGCGCCGCTGAAGGAGTCATCATGCCCGGAACCAAGATCATGGCTCCGGACTACCTGGCGGACGACGATCCGCAAAAGTCGGTCATTTTGAAGTTCATCGAGGACTACACTGCCCAGGGCTACGGCGAGAAGTTTCCGCTGAATACGCACTCCGGCTACGCCTTCGACGCCGTGACGTTGCTCAAGGCCGGCCTCGAAAAAGCCGGCGCCGCGGAACGCACCGCCCTGCGCGACGCGCTGGAAACTCTTCAGGGCGTTGTCGGCGTCTCTGGCGTCTTCTCGCTCACTCCCGAAGACCACAACGGCCTCGGCACGGACTCCATGATAATGCTCGAAGTTCAGGACGGGCAGTACCGACTCGCCGAGTAG
- a CDS encoding L,D-transpeptidase family protein produces the protein MRVFAVLLTLMIVQSVPGVVAASEAGRTEKGWTARIVGHTAGPSLLIGVSKKNQQLYLFQQKSPLSLKETFVCTTGELEGDKYIEGDLKTPEGVYFTERRLDSGLDPDLYGKLAYTLNFPNPVDRLKGKTGSGIWIHGRGHALVPRETKGCVALYDPDMAQLEPHLDVGLPVVIAEDLDWRAGDSTAPPPENLEVLVKQWALAWQAKSEHFFEFYDSEKFSKAHRTPFKAFRDHKENLFNRLPWIQVAANDVVVVPGPDYWVTAFSQYYRSPHLTSAGVKRLYWQKDEDGALRIVGREFREGDAELARSLEQEYLRQVTAEMDGFVEGWRASWERGNLDAYVGYYASNAEQGGRRGVGAIRDHKISLWKTQAPELVKIEDMRVDMHPQGVQVQFTQKYAAAGNYSDLGSKTLVVTPSEQGWRILREDWRAL, from the coding sequence GTGCGCGTTTTCGCAGTTCTTCTGACCCTGATGATTGTCCAGTCTGTCCCCGGCGTTGTCGCAGCAAGCGAGGCCGGGAGAACCGAAAAAGGCTGGACTGCACGGATCGTGGGGCATACGGCTGGACCGTCCCTGCTTATTGGCGTCAGCAAGAAGAATCAACAACTCTATCTCTTTCAACAGAAGAGTCCGCTCTCTTTGAAAGAGACGTTTGTCTGCACCACCGGGGAGCTCGAGGGGGACAAGTACATCGAAGGCGATCTGAAAACGCCCGAAGGAGTGTACTTCACAGAGCGCAGGTTGGACAGCGGACTTGATCCGGATCTGTATGGCAAGCTCGCCTACACTCTGAATTTTCCCAATCCCGTGGACCGGCTCAAAGGCAAAACCGGGTCCGGTATCTGGATCCATGGCCGCGGACATGCTCTGGTGCCTCGGGAAACCAAGGGATGCGTCGCTTTGTATGACCCGGACATGGCCCAGCTCGAGCCGCACCTCGACGTGGGACTGCCCGTGGTCATCGCAGAGGATCTGGACTGGCGCGCCGGGGATTCCACAGCGCCGCCACCGGAGAACCTCGAAGTCCTTGTCAAACAATGGGCTCTGGCCTGGCAGGCGAAGTCGGAGCATTTTTTCGAGTTCTACGATTCCGAAAAGTTCTCCAAAGCACACCGCACACCGTTCAAAGCTTTCCGGGACCACAAGGAGAATCTGTTCAATCGACTGCCCTGGATACAGGTCGCAGCCAACGACGTTGTCGTTGTTCCCGGACCGGACTACTGGGTGACCGCGTTTTCGCAGTACTATCGCTCTCCGCACCTCACCAGCGCCGGCGTGAAACGTCTGTACTGGCAAAAAGACGAAGATGGTGCGCTGCGCATTGTTGGACGTGAGTTCCGCGAGGGCGATGCGGAATTGGCCAGGAGCCTGGAGCAGGAGTATCTGCGTCAGGTGACGGCGGAAATGGACGGTTTCGTGGAGGGTTGGCGAGCATCGTGGGAGCGCGGAAATCTGGATGCCTATGTCGGCTATTACGCCAGCAACGCCGAACAGGGCGGACGCCGGGGAGTGGGCGCCATTCGCGACCACAAGATAAGCCTCTGGAAAACGCAGGCTCCCGAGCTTGTCAAGATCGAAGATATGCGCGTGGATATGCATCCGCAGGGAGTTCAGGTACAATTCACGCAGAAGTACGCTGCTGCAGGAAACTATTCTGACCTGGGATCGAAGACGCTTGTCGTCACACCCTCCGAGCAGGGTTGGCGAATTCTCAGAGAGGACTGGAGAGCCCTCTAA